One genomic region from Sphingomicrobium aestuariivivum encodes:
- the recO gene encoding DNA repair protein RecO, producing MRKRLDAILLSVRSHGERGAIVRMLSAEEGLLAAYVRGAHGRRMGPLLLAGNEVAAELSARSESELPQASLELTRSRGGLLGEPLPAAAIEWLSALTATALPERQPYPALHAALGGVLGAIESAGSARDWASALVRYELLLLAELGYGLDLSACAVTGENDHLVAVSPRSGRAVSAAAAEPYAGKLLPLPAFLVEGGRGEWEAVFDGLALSGHFLERDLLTDRAFEVLEARGRLVSRLRRAAGLA from the coding sequence ATGAGGAAGCGGCTCGACGCCATCCTGCTCTCGGTGCGCAGCCATGGCGAGCGCGGCGCGATCGTGCGAATGCTGTCGGCGGAGGAAGGGCTGCTCGCCGCTTATGTGCGCGGCGCGCATGGCCGGCGCATGGGGCCGCTTCTGCTGGCAGGGAACGAGGTCGCCGCCGAGTTGAGCGCGCGGAGCGAGAGTGAACTGCCGCAGGCCAGCCTCGAACTCACCCGGTCACGCGGCGGGCTGCTCGGCGAGCCGCTGCCCGCCGCCGCCATCGAATGGCTGAGTGCGCTGACCGCCACGGCCTTGCCCGAGCGCCAGCCCTATCCCGCCCTCCATGCGGCACTGGGCGGGGTGCTCGGCGCGATCGAGAGCGCGGGCAGCGCGCGCGACTGGGCGAGCGCGCTGGTGCGCTACGAACTGCTGCTGCTTGCCGAGCTTGGCTACGGGCTCGACCTGTCGGCCTGCGCGGTGACCGGCGAAAACGACCATCTCGTCGCGGTGAGCCCGCGCTCGGGCCGTGCCGTGAGCGCGGCGGCAGCCGAGCCCTATGCGGGCAAGCTGCTGCCGCTCCCCGCCTTCCTCGTCGAGGGCGGGCGCGGGGAGTGGGAGGCGGTATTCGACGGGCTGGCGCTATCTGGCCATTTCCTCGAGCGCGATCTCCTTACGGACCGCGCCTTCGAGGTGCTGGAGGCAAGGGGGCGGCTCGTTTCGCGCTTGCGCCGGGCGGCCGGCCTCGCCTAG
- a CDS encoding UDP-glucose dehydrogenase family protein — protein sequence MKIVVIGTGYVGLVSGACFADFGHQVTCVDKDPKKIEMLERNEMPIWEPGLDSLVESNVKKGRLHFTTELAPALPDADAVFIAVGTPSRRGDGHADLTYVYAAVKELAETLDHPVVVVTKSTVPVGTGDEIEKILKDNGAPEGCTVASNPEFLREGAAIADFKHPDRILIGANDDSARDVLREIYRPLFLNKAPMLFTSRRTAELTKYAANAFLATKISFINEMADLCEAVGADVQDVARGIGLDNRIGPKFLHAGPGYGGSCFPKDTLALLKIAEDAGVDNQIVNAVVKVNDDRKNGMAGRVEKALGGSVDGKTVAVLGLTFKPNTDDMRDAPSIPLVNMLKEKGADVRVFDPVGMDMARPHMPEGLHWAADENDAIKGADALVIVTEWDEFRALDLDAALEAMNGNVLVDLRNIYGRAEAERAGFSYTPIGR from the coding sequence GTGAAGATCGTCGTCATCGGAACCGGCTATGTCGGTCTCGTCTCGGGAGCATGTTTTGCCGATTTCGGTCACCAGGTGACCTGTGTCGACAAGGACCCCAAGAAGATCGAGATGCTCGAGCGCAACGAGATGCCGATCTGGGAACCGGGTCTCGACAGCCTCGTCGAATCGAACGTGAAGAAGGGTCGCCTCCACTTCACCACCGAACTGGCCCCCGCGCTTCCCGACGCCGACGCCGTCTTCATCGCGGTGGGCACGCCCTCGCGTCGCGGCGATGGCCATGCCGACCTCACCTATGTCTATGCCGCGGTGAAGGAACTGGCCGAGACGCTCGACCATCCGGTGGTCGTGGTCACCAAGTCGACCGTGCCCGTCGGCACCGGTGACGAGATCGAGAAGATCCTCAAGGACAATGGCGCGCCCGAGGGCTGCACCGTGGCCTCCAACCCCGAATTCCTGCGCGAAGGCGCGGCGATTGCCGACTTCAAGCATCCCGACCGCATCCTCATCGGCGCCAATGACGACAGCGCCCGTGACGTGCTGCGCGAGATCTACCGCCCGCTGTTCCTCAACAAGGCCCCGATGCTCTTCACCTCGCGCCGCACGGCCGAGCTGACCAAATATGCCGCCAACGCCTTCCTTGCGACCAAGATCAGCTTCATCAACGAGATGGCCGACCTGTGCGAGGCCGTCGGCGCCGACGTCCAGGACGTCGCCCGCGGCATCGGCCTCGACAATCGCATCGGCCCGAAGTTCCTTCACGCCGGCCCCGGCTATGGCGGCAGCTGCTTCCCCAAGGACACGCTCGCCCTCCTCAAGATCGCCGAGGATGCGGGTGTCGACAACCAGATCGTCAATGCCGTCGTGAAGGTCAACGACGACCGCAAGAACGGCATGGCCGGTCGCGTCGAGAAGGCGCTCGGTGGCTCGGTCGACGGCAAGACCGTCGCGGTCCTCGGCCTCACCTTCAAGCCCAACACCGACGACATGCGCGATGCGCCGTCGATCCCGCTCGTCAACATGCTCAAGGAAAAGGGCGCCGACGTGCGCGTCTTCGATCCGGTCGGCATGGACATGGCGCGTCCGCACATGCCCGAGGGCCTGCACTGGGCCGCCGATGAAAATGACGCCATCAAGGGTGCCGACGCGCTCGTGATCGTCACCGAGTGGGATGAATTCCGAGCGCTCGACCTCGATGCCGCGCTGGAAGCGATGAACGGCAACGTGCTCGTCGACCTGCGCAACATCTACGGCCGCGCCGAAGCCGAACGCGCCGGCTTCTCCTACACGCCCATCGGTCGCTAG
- a CDS encoding aspartate/glutamate racemase family protein: protein MRKLGIIGGTSWNSTALYYRYINEGVARALGGLHSAPLMIESIDLAPYAALQRAGRTDEAEALIVAAGERLAAGGAEAILIASNTTNRYGPAVIEATGLPLLHIADPTIARLKADGRRRIALFGTRHVMTESFARERYEAAGLEVMALRPDWIDQIDRIIFDELVQGRVSRSSQRELKTMITELDKQRAEAIVLGCTELCLAVDARANVMPVYDTTQLHAQAAVQWLLEGVEMPSKAA from the coding sequence TTGCGCAAGCTGGGCATCATTGGCGGGACGAGCTGGAACTCGACCGCGCTCTATTATCGCTACATCAACGAGGGGGTCGCGCGGGCGCTCGGCGGGCTGCATTCGGCGCCGCTCATGATCGAGAGCATCGACCTTGCCCCCTATGCCGCGCTCCAGCGGGCCGGGCGCACCGACGAGGCCGAGGCGCTGATCGTGGCGGCGGGCGAACGGCTCGCGGCGGGCGGCGCGGAGGCGATCCTCATCGCCTCCAACACCACCAATCGCTATGGCCCCGCGGTGATCGAGGCGACCGGATTGCCGTTGCTCCACATCGCCGACCCCACCATCGCGCGGCTCAAAGCGGATGGCCGCCGCCGCATCGCGCTGTTCGGCACGCGCCACGTGATGACCGAGTCGTTCGCGCGCGAGCGATACGAGGCGGCAGGGCTCGAGGTCATGGCGCTGCGCCCCGACTGGATCGACCAGATCGACCGCATCATCTTCGACGAGCTGGTGCAGGGGCGCGTCTCGCGCAGCAGCCAGCGCGAACTCAAGACCATGATCACCGAGCTCGATAAGCAGCGCGCCGAGGCCATCGTGCTGGGCTGCACGGAACTCTGCCTCGCGGTCGATGCGCGCGCCAATGTCATGCCCGTCTATGACACGACGCAGCTGCACGCACAGGCAGCGGTGCAATGGCTCCTCGAAGGCGTCGAGATGCCCAGCAAGGCGGCCTAG
- a CDS encoding metallophosphoesterase family protein, with product MAKLSRLLRNDKVRPAPLKEGRRIYAIGDVHGCAKPLDKLLGRIADDLRGHKGKSTLVFLGDYIDRGPDSAGVIERLVGGDLPGTNAHFLLGNHEAAMLEAAEGKALGWLAYGGIQTMESYGVTKRDLFNVPSIKKLIAEHVPDAHLDFFRSLKTHKQIGDYLFVHAGIRPGVPIEKQKKRDLVWIREEFLSSKADHGVRVVHGHTVTEKPQKKKNRIAIDTGCYASGRLTAVRLEGHEVDFLST from the coding sequence ATGGCGAAACTGTCCCGTCTGCTGCGTAACGACAAAGTGCGTCCCGCCCCGCTCAAGGAGGGGCGGCGCATCTATGCGATCGGCGATGTGCATGGCTGCGCCAAGCCGCTCGACAAGCTGCTTGGACGGATTGCCGATGACTTGCGCGGCCACAAGGGCAAGTCCACGCTCGTCTTCCTCGGCGACTATATCGACCGCGGTCCCGACAGTGCGGGGGTCATCGAGCGGCTGGTGGGGGGCGATTTGCCCGGCACCAACGCGCATTTCCTCCTCGGCAACCATGAAGCGGCGATGCTCGAGGCTGCGGAAGGCAAGGCACTGGGCTGGCTCGCTTATGGCGGCATCCAGACGATGGAGAGCTACGGGGTCACCAAGCGCGACCTGTTCAACGTGCCCTCTATCAAGAAGCTGATCGCCGAACATGTGCCCGATGCGCATCTCGACTTTTTCCGCTCGCTAAAGACGCACAAGCAGATCGGCGATTATCTGTTCGTCCATGCCGGCATCCGTCCCGGCGTGCCCATCGAGAAGCAGAAGAAGCGCGACCTCGTCTGGATCCGCGAGGAATTCCTGTCATCGAAGGCCGATCATGGCGTGCGCGTCGTCCACGGCCATACGGTCACCGAGAAGCCGCAGAAGAAGAAGAACCGCATCGCCATCGACACGGGCTGCTATGCCAGCGGGCGCCTCACCGCGGTGCGGCTCGAGGGGCATGAGGTGGACTTCCTCTCGACCTAG
- a CDS encoding NAD(P)(+) transhydrogenase (Re/Si-specific) subunit beta yields MIAMLLAAGAAAAPAWVMLAYLVAGVCFILALRGLSSPESSRRGNMYGMAGMAIAMITTLVTHEIASLIEILIAIAIGGAIGLTVARRIAMTAMPQLVAAFHSLVGLAAVLVAAAAFVNPGAFGLLDAGGQILTVSRIEMALGAAIGAITFSGSVIAFAKLNGSMSGAPILLPARHVINLGTIAAIIVMTVLFALSGAGGAGESPLFWIILVAAFAVGFLLIIPIGGADMPVVVSMLNSYSGWAAAAMGFTLGNSAMIITGALVGSSGAILSYIMCKAMNRSFISVIAGGFGQDSSGGGDKGPAIDRPYKSGSAEDAAFLLSQADKVIIVPGYGMAVAQAQHVLREMSDMLKEKGVEVKYAIHPVAGRMPGHMNVLLAEANVPYDEVFELEDINSEFAQADVAFVIGANDVTNPAAKTDKSSPIYGMPVLDVEKARTTLFIKRSMGGAGYAGVENELFFRDNTMMLLSDAKKMVEEIVKNLD; encoded by the coding sequence ATGATCGCGATGCTCCTTGCCGCCGGTGCGGCGGCCGCGCCCGCCTGGGTCATGCTCGCCTATCTGGTCGCTGGCGTCTGCTTCATCCTTGCCCTGCGCGGCCTGTCCTCCCCCGAGAGCAGCCGCCGCGGCAACATGTACGGCATGGCCGGCATGGCCATCGCGATGATCACCACGCTGGTCACCCACGAGATCGCCAGCCTGATCGAAATCCTCATCGCCATCGCCATCGGCGGTGCCATCGGCCTTACCGTCGCGCGGCGCATCGCCATGACCGCGATGCCGCAGCTGGTCGCGGCCTTCCACAGCCTCGTCGGCCTCGCCGCCGTGCTGGTGGCGGCCGCTGCCTTCGTCAACCCGGGCGCCTTCGGCCTGCTCGACGCGGGAGGGCAGATCCTCACCGTCAGCCGCATCGAGATGGCCTTGGGCGCGGCGATCGGCGCGATCACTTTCTCGGGGTCGGTCATCGCCTTTGCCAAATTGAACGGCTCGATGTCCGGCGCGCCCATCCTCCTGCCCGCGCGGCACGTCATCAACCTCGGCACGATCGCCGCGATCATCGTCATGACCGTGCTGTTCGCGTTGTCGGGCGCCGGCGGGGCAGGGGAGAGCCCGCTTTTCTGGATCATCCTCGTCGCCGCCTTCGCGGTCGGCTTCCTCCTGATCATCCCGATCGGCGGCGCGGACATGCCGGTGGTCGTCTCGATGCTCAACAGCTATTCGGGCTGGGCTGCCGCGGCGATGGGCTTCACGCTCGGCAATAGCGCGATGATCATCACCGGCGCGCTCGTCGGCTCCTCGGGCGCGATCCTCAGCTACATCATGTGCAAGGCGATGAACCGCAGCTTCATCAGCGTGATCGCGGGCGGGTTCGGCCAGGACAGCTCGGGCGGCGGCGACAAGGGCCCCGCCATCGACCGTCCCTACAAGTCGGGCAGCGCCGAGGATGCCGCCTTCCTCCTGAGCCAAGCCGACAAGGTCATCATCGTGCCGGGCTATGGCATGGCGGTGGCGCAGGCCCAGCACGTCCTTCGCGAGATGAGCGACATGCTCAAGGAGAAGGGCGTCGAGGTGAAATATGCCATCCACCCCGTCGCCGGCCGCATGCCGGGGCATATGAACGTGCTGCTGGCCGAAGCCAACGTGCCCTATGACGAGGTGTTCGAGCTGGAGGACATCAACTCCGAGTTCGCGCAGGCCGATGTCGCCTTCGTGATCGGCGCGAACGATGTCACCAACCCCGCGGCCAAGACCGACAAGTCCTCGCCGATCTACGGCATGCCCGTGCTTGACGTGGAGAAGGCACGCACCACGCTCTTCATCAAGCGCTCGATGGGCGGGGCGGGCTATGCGGGGGTGGAGAACGAGCTCTTCTTCCGCGACAACACCATGATGCTCCTGTCGGACGCCAAGAAGATGGTCGAGGAAATCGTCAAGAACCTCGACTAG
- the uvrC gene encoding excinuclease ABC subunit UvrC: MSKADRPDSPDSKTRFDEKAAVKTVKGAGQPDIEAGVAAIRNVVKTLPVRPGVYRMLDARGDVLYVGKARALKNRVTNYTQVARLTKRLQRMVAQTRSMTIVTTRTEAEALLLEAQLIKRFRPPYNVLLRDDKSFPFILLREDHDFPQVRLHRGARRTKGQYYGPFASAGSVRNTLNALQKLFLLRSCSDGFMRGRDRPCLLYQIKRCSAPCVGRITEEDYAELVEDAKLFLGGKSTGVQKKLGAAMAEAAEKQDYELAAIYRDRLRALTYIQGSQTVHAEGLGDADVFALASKASSICVQAFFIRGGQNWGHRSFFPTHVEGLSEEEVLSDFLMQFYEEVPPPKTILIDRDLEEAALMSEALGERAERKVTLSKPQRGPRRKLMEQAQRNAAEALDRRMAETTTQAKLLRELAETFELPEPPERIEVYDNSHIMGTNAVGAMIVAGPEGFRKNNYRKFNIKSDITPGDDFGMMKEVLTRRFARLAKEDPDREKGDWPDLLLIDGGKGQLSAVMEIMEEAGVEDVPVVGVAKGPDRNAGREVFHLPGGREITFAPNAPLLFYLQRLRDEAHRFAIGSHRQKRAKSFTGSTLDEVPGIGPTRKRQLLMHFGTAKAVKSAALEDLERAPGISSGMARQIYDYFHPRG; the protein is encoded by the coding sequence GTGAGCAAGGCCGACCGTCCCGATAGTCCCGACAGCAAGACGCGCTTCGACGAGAAGGCGGCGGTGAAGACCGTCAAGGGCGCGGGCCAGCCCGACATCGAGGCGGGGGTGGCCGCGATCCGCAACGTGGTGAAGACGCTGCCGGTCCGCCCCGGCGTCTATCGCATGCTCGATGCGCGCGGCGACGTGCTCTATGTGGGCAAGGCGCGGGCATTGAAGAACCGCGTTACCAATTACACGCAGGTTGCGCGGCTCACCAAGCGCCTCCAGCGCATGGTGGCGCAGACGCGCTCGATGACCATCGTCACGACGCGGACCGAGGCCGAGGCGCTGCTGCTCGAGGCGCAGCTGATCAAGCGTTTCCGCCCGCCCTACAATGTGCTGCTGCGCGACGACAAAAGCTTCCCCTTCATCCTCTTGCGCGAGGATCACGACTTCCCGCAGGTGCGGCTGCATCGCGGGGCGCGGCGGACCAAGGGGCAATATTACGGGCCCTTCGCCAGCGCCGGCTCGGTGCGCAATACGCTCAATGCCTTGCAGAAGCTGTTCCTCCTGAGGAGCTGTTCGGACGGTTTCATGCGCGGGCGCGACCGGCCCTGCCTCCTCTACCAGATCAAGCGCTGTTCGGCGCCTTGCGTGGGGCGCATCACCGAGGAGGATTATGCCGAGCTGGTCGAGGATGCGAAGCTGTTCCTTGGCGGCAAGTCGACGGGCGTGCAGAAGAAGCTCGGGGCAGCGATGGCCGAAGCGGCCGAGAAACAGGATTATGAACTCGCCGCCATCTATCGCGACCGCCTTCGCGCGCTCACCTATATCCAGGGTTCGCAGACCGTTCATGCCGAGGGACTGGGCGATGCCGACGTGTTCGCGCTGGCGAGCAAGGCGTCGAGCATCTGCGTGCAGGCCTTCTTCATCCGCGGCGGGCAGAATTGGGGGCACCGCAGTTTCTTCCCGACCCATGTCGAGGGCTTGAGCGAGGAAGAGGTGTTGAGCGATTTCCTGATGCAATTCTACGAGGAAGTGCCGCCGCCCAAGACCATCCTGATCGACCGCGATCTCGAGGAGGCCGCGCTGATGAGCGAGGCGCTGGGCGAGCGGGCAGAGCGCAAGGTGACGCTGTCCAAACCGCAGCGGGGGCCGAGGCGCAAGCTGATGGAACAGGCGCAGCGCAATGCCGCCGAGGCGCTCGACCGGCGCATGGCCGAGACGACGACGCAGGCAAAGCTGCTGCGCGAGCTGGCCGAGACCTTCGAGCTGCCCGAGCCGCCCGAGCGCATCGAGGTGTATGACAACAGCCATATCATGGGGACCAATGCGGTCGGCGCGATGATCGTCGCGGGCCCCGAAGGCTTCAGGAAGAACAATTATCGCAAGTTCAACATCAAGTCCGACATCACCCCCGGGGACGATTTCGGCATGATGAAGGAAGTGCTGACCCGCCGCTTCGCCCGCCTGGCGAAGGAAGATCCCGACCGCGAGAAGGGCGACTGGCCAGACCTCCTCCTGATCGACGGCGGCAAGGGGCAATTGTCGGCGGTGATGGAGATCATGGAGGAAGCCGGCGTCGAAGACGTGCCCGTGGTCGGTGTCGCCAAGGGCCCCGACCGTAATGCGGGGCGCGAGGTTTTCCATTTGCCGGGCGGGCGCGAGATCACCTTCGCACCCAACGCGCCCTTGCTCTTCTACCTCCAGCGGCTGCGCGACGAGGCGCACCGTTTCGCCATCGGCTCGCACCGCCAGAAGCGCGCCAAGAGTTTTACCGGCTCGACGCTCGACGAGGTGCCGGGGATCGGCCCGACGCGAAAGCGCCAGCTCCTCATGCATTTCGGCACTGCCAAGGCAGTCAAGTCGGCGGCGCTCGAGGACCTCGAACGCGCGCCCGGTATTTCCTCGGGCATGGCGCGCCAGATCTACGACTATTTCCATCCGCGTGGCTGA
- a CDS encoding ZIP family metal transporter, giving the protein MLMMLLVVLVVSGALIIGAAWGVYGKLGTRTESFLVALAGGALLVSVVNEMIEPALETQTPWIAAASVLAGAGVFVFFDALLDKDKDSDDGAGLLLSITLDGVPENLALGVAMIGAGPEEVAALAGSILLSNLPEAAGGAKEMVAGGRKPRSVFLLWSGTALLLFVAAAAGNILLEGVAPAWLTAIRCFAAGAVIASLAIEVFPRAYREKWHMVGIAAALGVIFAFMLEGLGA; this is encoded by the coding sequence ATGTTGATGATGCTGCTCGTCGTCCTCGTGGTGTCGGGCGCGCTCATCATCGGCGCCGCCTGGGGCGTCTATGGCAAGCTCGGCACGCGGACCGAGAGCTTCCTTGTCGCGCTGGCGGGCGGGGCGCTGCTCGTCTCGGTCGTCAACGAAATGATCGAGCCGGCGCTCGAAACGCAGACGCCTTGGATCGCCGCGGCCTCCGTGCTGGCGGGCGCCGGGGTGTTCGTGTTTTTCGACGCCCTGCTCGACAAGGACAAGGACAGTGACGACGGGGCAGGGCTGCTCCTGTCGATCACGCTCGACGGCGTGCCGGAAAACCTTGCGCTGGGCGTGGCGATGATCGGTGCGGGTCCCGAGGAAGTCGCCGCGCTGGCCGGTTCGATCCTCCTCTCCAACCTACCCGAGGCCGCGGGCGGTGCGAAGGAGATGGTGGCGGGCGGGCGCAAGCCGCGCAGTGTCTTCCTCTTGTGGAGCGGCACCGCGCTCCTCCTTTTCGTGGCGGCAGCGGCGGGCAACATCCTCCTCGAAGGCGTCGCGCCGGCCTGGCTGACGGCAATCCGCTGCTTTGCCGCCGGCGCAGTAATCGCCAGCCTCGCCATCGAGGTCTTCCCGCGCGCCTATCGCGAGAAATGGCACATGGTCGGCATCGCCGCCGCCCTCGGCGTGATCTTCGCCTTCATGCTCGAGGGGCTGGGCGCCTAG
- the apaG gene encoding Co2+/Mg2+ efflux protein ApaG gives MTDLPTSGMLEALFPYAATTGAITVRVSVNYMPEQSSPSDKRWFWAYHVRIENHGDKPVQLISRHWIIEDGDRITAEVKGDGVVGEMPVIAPGQSHDYVSGCPLDTATGSMQGSYQMIDADGQGFEVAIPLFELEAPRA, from the coding sequence ATGACCGATCTGCCGACCAGCGGGATGCTCGAAGCCCTCTTTCCCTACGCGGCGACGACGGGGGCGATCACCGTGCGCGTGTCGGTCAACTATATGCCCGAACAGTCATCGCCATCGGACAAGCGCTGGTTCTGGGCCTATCATGTCCGGATCGAGAACCATGGCGACAAGCCGGTGCAGCTGATCAGCCGCCACTGGATCATCGAGGATGGCGATCGCATCACCGCCGAGGTGAAGGGCGACGGGGTGGTCGGCGAGATGCCGGTCATCGCGCCGGGCCAAAGCCATGACTATGTCTCGGGCTGCCCGCTCGATACCGCGACCGGCTCGATGCAGGGCAGCTACCAGATGATCGACGCCGACGGGCAGGGCTTCGAGGTGGCGATACCGCTCTTCGAACTCGAAGCCCCGCGCGCCTGA
- a CDS encoding glycoside hydrolase family 16 protein yields the protein MIRAKTCLAIAAASIALAACDPANKAPAAPSDDYPALLFEDDFDAPSLDRTKWNVEGPDFWVNDELQVYVDEPGVISFKDGVEGAEDGVLVLKPEYREGAENSERRKADFVSGRINSKGHFDFAYGRAEARIKMTDHVGVWPAWWLLGNGQWPDTGEIDILEYVGDKSWIGVAVHGPGYSGEDAPVKRYYFEDGEDVTDWQVYAVEWEPTEIRFYVDDAHYWTITKPEIEEMGRWSYDNPKYLILNFAVGGVYPWKVNEITEPYYGLPQETVEAIQRGEPYMYVDWVRVWGDDG from the coding sequence ATGATCCGCGCCAAGACCTGCCTCGCCATCGCCGCCGCCAGCATCGCGCTCGCCGCCTGCGATCCCGCCAACAAAGCGCCTGCCGCGCCGAGCGACGACTATCCCGCGCTCCTGTTCGAGGACGATTTCGACGCGCCCTCGCTCGACCGTACCAAGTGGAATGTCGAGGGGCCCGACTTCTGGGTCAATGACGAGCTCCAGGTCTATGTCGACGAGCCCGGCGTGATCAGCTTCAAGGACGGGGTCGAGGGCGCCGAGGACGGTGTGCTGGTCCTCAAGCCCGAATATCGCGAGGGTGCCGAGAATAGCGAGCGCCGCAAGGCCGACTTCGTCTCGGGCCGCATCAATTCCAAGGGCCATTTCGACTTCGCCTATGGCCGCGCCGAGGCGCGCATCAAGATGACCGACCATGTCGGCGTCTGGCCTGCCTGGTGGCTGCTCGGCAACGGCCAATGGCCCGATACGGGCGAAATCGACATTCTCGAATATGTCGGCGACAAGAGCTGGATCGGCGTGGCGGTCCATGGGCCCGGCTATTCGGGCGAGGATGCGCCGGTGAAGCGCTACTATTTCGAGGATGGCGAGGATGTCACCGACTGGCAGGTCTATGCCGTCGAGTGGGAGCCGACCGAGATCCGCTTCTATGTCGATGACGCGCATTACTGGACCATCACCAAGCCCGAGATCGAGGAAATGGGGCGCTGGTCCTACGACAATCCCAAATATCTCATCCTCAACTTCGCGGTGGGCGGTGTCTATCCGTGGAAGGTCAACGAGATCACCGAACCCTATTACGGCCTGCCGCAGGAAACCGTCGAGGCGATCCAGCGCGGTGAGCCCTACATGTATGTCGACTGGGTCCGCGTCTGGGGCGACGACGGCTAG
- a CDS encoding nuclear transport factor 2 family protein, whose translation MDHVSHNLDVVEQHIANEARDPDAILDLYTDDVEQLFPVRGLRYVGKQLIADKYRATFASMDEVELEPIERFASHNRVFDEMIVRFRLVGHGMENVPAEIGDRVKLRLLHVFHMREGKISKEIVHEHYQVMS comes from the coding sequence ATGGATCATGTTTCGCACAATCTCGACGTGGTCGAGCAGCATATCGCGAACGAGGCGCGTGACCCCGATGCGATCCTCGATCTCTACACCGACGATGTCGAACAGCTCTTTCCCGTGCGGGGGCTGCGCTATGTCGGCAAGCAGCTCATTGCCGACAAATATCGTGCGACCTTCGCCTCGATGGACGAGGTCGAGCTCGAGCCGATCGAGCGGTTCGCCAGCCACAACCGCGTGTTCGACGAGATGATCGTGCGCTTCCGGCTCGTCGGCCATGGCATGGAGAATGTCCCCGCCGAGATCGGCGACCGGGTGAAGCTTCGCCTGCTCCATGTCTTCCACATGCGCGAGGGCAAGATCTCGAAAGAGATCGTCCACGAACATTATCAGGTGATGTCCTAG
- a CDS encoding MarR family winged helix-turn-helix transcriptional regulator, translated as MSSGKQGQDERLGRLLSRLNQQWQDATYRAIAEAGHPDIRPAHSPIFRLLGEEGARVVDLAARSGLTKQSIAYLVADLEKAGYLESTADPADARARLIRYTDRGRAAEAELARISRGLEEEASQRVGSDRLAAAKAVLREILGQA; from the coding sequence ATGAGCAGCGGGAAACAGGGACAGGACGAGCGCCTCGGGCGACTGCTGAGCCGGTTGAACCAGCAATGGCAGGACGCGACCTATCGCGCGATCGCCGAGGCGGGTCACCCCGACATCCGCCCTGCCCACTCGCCGATCTTCCGGCTGCTCGGCGAGGAAGGCGCGCGGGTGGTCGATCTTGCCGCGCGCTCGGGCCTCACCAAACAGAGTATCGCCTATCTCGTCGCCGACCTCGAGAAGGCGGGCTATCTCGAAAGCACAGCCGATCCCGCCGACGCCCGCGCGCGGCTGATCCGCTACACCGACAGGGGCCGCGCCGCCGAGGCCGAACTGGCGCGCATCAGTCGCGGGCTCGAGGAGGAAGCGTCGCAGCGCGTGGGCAGCGACCGGCTCGCCGCGGCCAAGGCCGTCCTGCGCGAGATCCTCGGGCAGGCCTAG
- a CDS encoding proton-translocating transhydrogenase family protein: protein MDFISILSIFVLACFVGYYVVWSVTPALHTPLMAVTNAISSVIIVGALIAAAAAGSPLAKWLGLAAVVLASVNIFGGFAVTQRMLAMYKKKDRK, encoded by the coding sequence ATGGACTTCATTTCCATCCTGTCGATTTTCGTGCTCGCCTGTTTCGTCGGCTATTATGTCGTCTGGTCGGTGACACCGGCCCTCCACACGCCGCTGATGGCGGTGACCAACGCAATTTCATCGGTGATCATCGTCGGCGCGCTCATCGCCGCCGCCGCCGCGGGCAGCCCGCTCGCCAAATGGCTCGGGCTGGCCGCGGTCGTGCTCGCCAGCGTCAACATCTTTGGCGGCTTTGCCGTCACCCAGCGCATGCTGGCGATGTACAAGAAGAAGGATCGCAAGTGA